The following is a genomic window from Triticum urartu cultivar G1812 unplaced genomic scaffold, Tu2.1 TuUngrouped_contig_5582, whole genome shotgun sequence.
caccataaattggtggctgctcagagttagtgcacggcttttgtcgtttgagagcaacccacctccgaagcttttgagagagaaatccttgcgaggacaaagccctaaacacccagagccaaagagtgttaggcatcactaaagTCTTTCTATCTGTGTggtctgaagacttgttacacttgaggactgtgaatcctccagtcggttaggcgtcgcgttctgagcatccaagagtcattgtggatcgctggtgaacgaagtctgtgaaggtttggaagtctaccttgaagacttacctgagtgattgggcgatgactatgtgtccttagctcaaggggaataaggtgaagatgcggtcttctgagttgaatctcagcctccctaaccagacgtacagttgtcacatcaactggaactggtccaacaaatccttgtcttcaccaagcaactcGTTCTATCCCTTCcttctctttatttacagttggtctttgtgaagtcattgcctgcttgcattatctgtttgtcttcactgtgtgactgttggttctgattggcttcatactatcttccatcctgatccatactgcctagctgctaatagtcttcatgctttcacttctttgaatacttgactatggcttgcctagtgtagtctaccttccgctgcatgctaataggttcatttctatcgtttgtgtttgaaacttccatgttttgaagactttcataaaaatcgcctattcaccccctctagtcgatcactaccACTTTCAAAGTCACGTGCCTTCGGTCGTTCTCTTGTGCCGCCCCAATCAACCATAATCGCTGCATGATCAGATGTCGCCGCTTCTTCGTGCGTTACCACTGCCATAGGGAACCTTGCCATCCAATCTGTATTGACCAAGGCACGATCAAGTCCACATCGAGTGAAAGAGCCGCCTGTTACCTTCTTCTCGAAAGTGCCCAAGTCTAGCAACATGCAAACATCAATTGTGTCTCTAAAAGCCTGTATCTGTGCGTTGCTGCGTTGTCCAACTCCTTCGTGCTCATCTGGACGTAAAACTTCGTTGAAATCTCCCATGCACAACCATGGCAAGTTGCTCAAAGTGCTAATGTTTTTCAGGGTCGTCCACGTTAGGTGGCGTAAATGGGTTTGAGCTTCACCATACACACAAGTTGGCCTCCACTTTTCCTCCCCTTGTTTTTCTACCGACACATCGATATGATACCCAGAGTAACCGAGAATTTCAATCTTCATTTCATTGTTCCAAAAAAGGCCAATTCCACCACTCCTACCTTGACTATCGATTGCAAAAGAATTATCATATCCAATCGAACTTGCTAAAGATTCTACCCTAGATCCTTCAATCTGTGTTTCAACAATACAAAGTAGGGTAGGGGCAAACTTAGTCGCGAACTCGCGAAGCTCTTGGACTGCCGCAGGTTTGCCCCCTCCGCGACAGTTCCAACACATGGCTCTCATTGGGCACGGCGGCGCTCCTCGAAGGAGCCCGCCAGATTTTTAACTGCTGAAGTTGattcctccttcccctcttcaaATGTCTTTGATCTTTTCAGATCTCTCCTCGGTGGTGGACTGACAACCGAGCTTCCCATCGGCACCATAGCTAGGTTATTCCCATCTTCTGTAATCCTTCTCTGACATGCGGTGTCTATCTGGGAACCTTCTAGTAGTCCAGCCGCAAGCCTTTTCCTGGTCAATTCTTCCATGTCAACATCATCTGTAGCCGGCGCTGTGGCCATCCCTATTTTTTCCATAGCATTGGCACCATAGTAGCTAGTATTGCCCTCCTCATATCTGTTGTTGTTTCCACCACCAGAGCGACCACCCCTTCGTCCTCCACGATTGCCTCGGCCTCCCCTAGGGCCTCTTCCAGTCCGCATAGCCCAGCCGAAGTCCTTAAAAACTAAGGCAGACGGGGGGTGGATCCCGTTCCCATGTTCCTTGTACAGATGCTCGAGCATACCGCACACAGCACACCAGTCAGGTAGCTTCTCATACTTGTTCCTGTAGATCTGCCTCTTCCCGTCTCTAACCATGGATACAACATTCCTCAAAGGTTTAGAGACATTGATCCGAACCCACACCCGATAGAAATTGCCAGAATTCTTCAAAGGTTTTAAGACACAGTAGTGTTTTCGTAGTTGTGGCATACATAGGCACAAACCTAACAGGCCCTGAAAGACGGCATGTAGTTAAGAATTCGGGACAGAGATTCAGCTCTATTGGGCGGGGACGATTTAGTCATTTAGAGCTTCCCAGCCCTCGCAGATCAGCTCTAATTGGGCTGGGACGACCCctcaaaacaaaaaacaaaaaaaaaaggCTGGGACGAAACACTGATCTGCGAGGAAGTTTTTATTCGGCCCTCCTCGTCATCATCGACCATGGGCGCCGCCGCGGCCGATCTCGAGGCGCGTCAGCTCCGCATCCTCCGTCGCGTCGAAGACCTTGAGCTCGCTGCCCAGCAGCACCGTATTGGGGCGCTCTCTCTCTCCGACGCCGAAGCGGAGGTCGAGGCGGGGGACACCGAGGAGCGGCTCTCGGCCCTCCTGGCCGCGCGCGGCGTGCACGACTTCGCCTTCCGGCGTGTTCCAGCGGACTACTACGACCGCTCTCTCGAGGAGCGTCGCGACCTCCTCGCAGCCGATTCAGTCGCCCAGCTTTGCAAGAGCATAGTGATGGTACGGCCTCTTCCCTTTCATATCCCCATGTGGCGTTTCGTCGAACACCTGACGTGCGCAATTGCGCACGTTGTTGCAATTGACTGTATTTACTTCATTGTGGCATTAGGTTGTCTGTGTTATCGGTGGATTTAGAGGAGTAATGGATTGTTTGGTAGTCATGTATAAAGGCAATGGCCTAAAGGATTGCTAATACGTATGGTTTATTGGATGAAAATGCTATTAATCTTATATCAGGGTCTGTAATTCGTTAGCAGCATGAGCAAAAGGCTGTTATGATCCTCAGTGATTTGTTCTGAAAAAAGTTGTACTTTCACTGTATGGTTGTACCATGATATTGGCAGAAGTGTTGTTCGTGTTCATGAAAAGAATGCTCTAATTGTTAGTTACCATATGCAGTTAAAATAATGCTGCAACTAATAAGTTTAATTTATTGATGATAGAGGGTTGTGTCAACTAGTGTTTCGATTGCAGGTAGTTATGTTGGATTTATATTGTATCTTAAGATTGTGAGATCAACGGCCATTAGCTTCCATGCAACAAAAAGATGTCTCTAGTTGGTGGACGAATAAAGATACAGAGTTTTTGGCATGCCATTATAAGTTGGAAGGTGCTAGGTAGACTTGGTAGAGAACTAGGGAATGAATGGTTTTTTTTAGCACAAATGTGTGTTGCCATTGATTTGAGCTCAGATGGATGGCTGTGAGTTAGATTGTTATACATAGGTTAATGATAGTAGACGCTGTTGTTATGAGCTATGGCAAGTTGGCACCTGGTTATGACATTTATAGTTTGATGGGTCCTTACAATTCGGCTACTCAAAACTACTCAAAATTAGCTTTTTATTTTAATTTTGACACATAATTGATTACTGTCCTTGCTACttgaaatatgcaaaaaaaaatactaatgctCATTGGTAGAGAAAGTTTTTGCTAATCTGCTGTCTTAATGATTCAGTGCATTCCAGGCTAAGTCCGATTTGTTTATTCCCAAATTTGAGAATTGAAGCCAAAATTTGTTTGCTGATTAATATGTGAATAGTATCTCTCCCTTATCTTTTTATTTCGGATTTCTTTTCAACAGATTTTGTCTTTTGTGCTTCTAAAGTGTTAGTAGATTGATTTTGTGTAATAGTATCTCTCCCTTCTCATTTTATTGCATTGTTTAAGGCTTGGTATCCATGGATATGTTCTCTGAATCATGTCCACTTTTCGCAGGTGAATACCAAAGCTGCTGCAGATGTAGTTGACTGCAGTAACCCAAAGAATTCTAAATATTATGTTGTTATTGTTCAGGTAACCTTTTATAATCTCAATGTATCATCTTCAAACTTGATACTCAGTACAGTATATTTATTTTGATAACTTGAATATCTTTTGCAGTATATGGCACGGCTTAATGCTGAAAACATCAAGAACTTCCTGTATACCCTAAATGAGAGTCAGATACCCAAAAAGAGATTTAACAGTAAGATTGTTTTCAGTGTGTTGAAAATTCTACAATCTCAAACTATTCATTTGCAGGCAGATGTATGTACCATCAAACATTGTTAGTCATATGTTTCTTCAGAATCATCATTGTCTGTATCTTAAATAAAAATATAAAATGCATATACCAATCTGCTTCAGTTTCAAGATCTTCAGGTATAGCTGCAGATACTGTTGCAGTATCAGAAAAttaaaatgtatacttttgtttTTGGTGTAGTGAGGCTCGCACCAGAAGAGGAGTCACTCATGCTTACTGGGTTTGTGCACAATGGTGTGACATGCATTGGAATGAAAACAGCCATACCGGTAATGGAATTTTGCTATTACCATGTTGCTTCTTGAAGGATGTATGTTGTTGAAGATACTATCGTAATTATATTCAAACTGAAGGACAACAGAACTACATAAGAGATAAATCACATATTTTGCATATCATATCTGACACTATATGCCTAATGTACCGTCTCCTTGAAGTTTCCTAGTCCTTCTCAAATTCTGTACGAGTAAATTGATGGTATTAAACAATAAGATGTATGGTTTCAACTTTCAACTGTGATTATAACCGAAATATCTTATCAAGTTGTTCTTCTGATAAATTATTGTATATTCTTGCTCAAATAGACGTTCTAAATGAACGACAGCAATTTTTGACATTCTGTATTGTACCATTGGTTGCTTTTTTTTTGTTTCTCTCGAATGTCAAGATTATAATCTGAAATTTGCAAGGCATCTTATAATACTAAGGGTTTGTCGGCAGGTTATCATAGATGAAGCCATCACCAAGTTGGATGAGGATTTCTTCTGGCTAGGTGGTGGAGAAGTTGACCTCAAGCTCGGGATGCGGACCTCAGAGTTCCTAAATGCTTTCAATCCATTTGTGGTGAAGTGTAGTTAACGAGTGATTACCATACAGCTTAACAGAAGCTTCAGATCCATGTGGTTCTATGCGGCCTTGATCAACGCACTGCCAGGGAGGTACACTAGGCTTTTGCTTGGATCTGGGGTTAGGATGTCTGTCTTTTTTGGAGCAGCGTTTCCCTTCCAGTTGCTCTGCTCACATTTTGTTACGTTATTTACTGCTGATTGTTGGTACTACCTCCGTTTCAGTTTACAAGTCCTACGCGTATACCTAGGTTGCCAATTTTATCACCTTcatataaactatataacacaaaaattatacggtttgaaaatagaacatctgaagtttatattggtatattttttgtaatatatgacttgtattaggttggtcaaattgaCGACCTAGGAGCACGCGTTCGCCCTATAAACTGAGAGAGAGGTAGTAAAATTGATGTAGCGGAGGGGACATTCTTGGGAAGATTGATATAATTGCGGCAAGTGGGCTTATAATATTACTAAGCCCTTTGTAGTTTGGGCCTGAGAGTTGAAAACCAGTGTGAAGTGTGTAAGCCAGACATCTGGCTGCGTCCCCtcaaaagaagaaaagaa
Proteins encoded in this region:
- the LOC125529411 gene encoding uncharacterized protein LOC125529411; amino-acid sequence: MGAAAADLEARQLRILRRVEDLELAAQQHRIGALSLSDAEAEVEAGDTEERLSALLAARGVHDFAFRRVPADYYDRSLEERRDLLAADSVAQLCKSIVMVNTKAAADVVDCSNPKNSKYYVVIVQYMARLNAENIKNFLYTLNESQIPKKRFNMRLAPEEESLMLTGFVHNGVTCIGMKTAIPVIIDEAITKLDEDFFWLGGGEVDLKLGMRTSEFLNAFNPFVVKCS